In Lactococcus paracarnosus, a genomic segment contains:
- a CDS encoding WxL domain-containing protein translates to MELKKLLKSTLILTSIVTTGAILQNATVANADGTSYEDAKHAKTTSDLTFIKSETPTPPTPPGPTPEPEPGEEPKPAPNPQPNPQGGELMLSYASNLNFGKQLKSDTNFFAKADKGSNGTEFLPFIGVEDNRGSERKGWKLTAKQDTPFNSTKDNKKQLNGATITFSNLFYNDEAGAPKAASGDVVLTSDAKDLATADTTTGIGRWSLGLGKLEEGIVNHTADKDGKMTPVKGLVTKGVKLSIPNTSVKESDTYTTTITYELIADPTA, encoded by the coding sequence ATGGAACTTAAAAAACTACTAAAGAGCACGCTTATCTTGACAAGCATTGTAACGACTGGTGCGATATTGCAAAATGCCACAGTTGCTAATGCTGATGGTACCTCGTATGAGGATGCCAAGCATGCCAAAACAACATCTGATCTTACTTTTATTAAATCAGAAACACCAACACCTCCTACTCCTCCAGGACCAACTCCAGAACCAGAACCAGGTGAAGAGCCAAAACCTGCGCCAAATCCACAACCAAATCCACAAGGTGGCGAATTAATGCTATCTTACGCCTCTAACCTAAACTTTGGTAAACAGCTAAAATCAGATACGAACTTCTTTGCTAAAGCAGACAAAGGGAGTAATGGCACTGAATTCTTACCATTTATCGGCGTAGAAGACAATAGAGGGTCTGAACGAAAAGGTTGGAAACTTACTGCTAAGCAAGATACGCCTTTCAACTCGACAAAAGATAATAAAAAACAGTTGAATGGTGCTACTATCACATTTTCTAATTTATTTTATAACGATGAAGCAGGGGCGCCTAAAGCAGCTTCTGGTGATGTTGTCTTAACCTCCGATGCAAAAGATCTCGCGACTGCTGATACGACAACTGGTATTGGCAGATGGAGCCTTGGCTTAGGTAAATTAGAAGAGGGAATCGTTAACCACACAGCAGATAAAGATGGTAAGATGACACCTGTAAAGGGACTAGTTACTAAGGGTGTCAAACTCTCTATACCAAATACATCTGTTAAGGAGTCTGATACCTATACTACGACGATCACCTATGAATTAATCGCAGACCCAACAGCCTAG
- a CDS encoding amino acid ABC transporter ATP-binding protein: MSEVILDIKNLKKSFGQNEVLKDIHMTVTSGEVISIIGSSGSGKSTLLRSINLLETPTSGEILYKGENVLTKGYDLNKYRTHLGMVFQSFNLFNNLNVLENVIVAQTTVLKRSRDLATTTALDNLKAVGMDRFINAKPSQLSGGQKQRVAIARALSMNPDVLLFDEPTSALDPEMVGEVLKTMKELADSGLTMVIVTHEMDFAREVSDRVIFMDQGVVAESGTPDQIFVHPKEARTKAFLTRFLKD, from the coding sequence ATGAGCGAAGTTATTCTTGATATTAAAAATCTAAAAAAATCTTTTGGCCAAAATGAAGTCCTGAAAGATATCCATATGACCGTTACATCTGGTGAAGTTATTTCAATCATCGGTAGCTCTGGTAGCGGTAAATCAACACTGCTACGCTCAATCAATTTACTAGAGACCCCAACCTCTGGCGAAATTCTCTATAAAGGTGAAAACGTCCTCACAAAAGGTTATGACCTGAACAAGTACCGCACCCATCTAGGGATGGTATTCCAGTCATTTAACCTGTTTAATAACTTAAATGTATTAGAAAATGTTATCGTCGCCCAAACGACTGTCTTAAAACGTAGTCGAGATTTAGCGACAACGACTGCCTTAGACAACCTCAAGGCAGTTGGGATGGATCGATTCATCAATGCCAAACCAAGTCAGTTATCTGGTGGTCAAAAGCAACGTGTCGCTATCGCGCGTGCTTTATCGATGAACCCTGATGTTTTATTGTTTGATGAACCAACAAGTGCGCTTGATCCTGAGATGGTCGGCGAAGTGCTTAAAACGATGAAAGAACTTGCTGATAGCGGGCTCACGATGGTTATCGTGACACATGAAATGGACTTTGCTCGCGAAGTGTCCGATCGTGTTATCTTCATGGACCAAGGCGTTGTTGCCGAATCTGGTACACCCGATCAAATTTTTGTTCATCCAAAAGAAGCTAGAACTAAAGCATTCTTGACACGTTTCTTAAAAGATTAG
- a CDS encoding ABC transporter substrate-binding protein/permease — translation MKKIFSLIFATLLVLSLAPTAIVKAASDDKEFRVGMEAGYPPFNWTQKTNADGAVKIDGTNQYTNGYDVQISKKIADKLDKKLVIVKTKWDGLLPALTSGKIDAIIAGMSPTAERKQAIDFSQNYYTSQLVVMVKKDGKYANAKSIDDFKGAKITGQQGVFHYDLIPQMTGATKEPAMGDFSAMRVALESGTIDGYVGERPEGITAVSKNPKFKMITFADGKGFKTNPDDTQTAVGLKKGDKNLEDINTVLAGMSQAEQTKTMDQMVALQTQTTQKVGFWGQVKEILKNNGGDFVQAAGMTLFISIIGTFIGTFIGLMIGVFRTSKKSANLAMSLLQTVVGWLINIYVEIFRGTPMIVQAMVIYYGSAQFLDISLDKTLAALLIVSINTGAYMSEIVRGGIFAVDKGQFEAASALGMSHGQTMRKIVLPQVIRNILPATGNEFVINIKDTSVLNVISITELFFQGNTVAQQNYQYFQTFTIIAAIYFVLTFTVTRILRLVEKKLDSENYTTGANQMQLPLEKKVVEIGGEK, via the coding sequence ATGAAAAAAATATTTTCCCTTATCTTTGCGACACTGCTTGTCCTAAGCCTAGCGCCAACTGCTATTGTAAAGGCAGCTAGTGACGATAAAGAGTTCCGTGTCGGTATGGAAGCAGGTTACCCGCCATTTAACTGGACGCAAAAAACAAATGCCGATGGTGCGGTTAAAATCGATGGTACCAATCAGTATACTAATGGCTATGATGTCCAAATCTCAAAAAAAATTGCAGATAAACTGGATAAAAAATTAGTCATCGTCAAGACAAAATGGGATGGTCTATTACCAGCCCTAACCTCTGGCAAAATCGATGCGATCATCGCTGGTATGAGCCCAACTGCTGAACGTAAACAAGCCATCGATTTCTCACAAAACTATTACACCAGCCAACTGGTCGTCATGGTCAAAAAGGATGGTAAATATGCCAACGCCAAGTCGATTGATGACTTTAAAGGGGCTAAAATCACGGGGCAACAAGGTGTCTTCCACTATGACTTAATTCCACAAATGACTGGTGCGACAAAAGAACCAGCCATGGGAGATTTCTCAGCTATGCGTGTCGCACTTGAGTCTGGCACGATAGATGGCTATGTCGGGGAACGTCCTGAAGGGATCACCGCAGTCTCTAAGAATCCTAAGTTCAAGATGATTACCTTTGCTGATGGCAAGGGCTTCAAGACAAATCCAGATGATACACAAACTGCTGTTGGCCTCAAAAAAGGCGATAAAAATCTTGAGGATATCAACACAGTTTTAGCTGGTATGAGCCAAGCTGAACAAACAAAAACGATGGATCAAATGGTCGCACTTCAAACGCAAACAACCCAAAAGGTCGGCTTTTGGGGTCAGGTAAAAGAGATCCTCAAAAATAATGGTGGTGACTTTGTACAAGCTGCTGGGATGACCCTCTTCATCTCGATTATCGGGACATTTATCGGGACATTTATCGGCCTCATGATCGGTGTTTTCCGGACATCAAAGAAATCTGCTAATCTTGCTATGTCACTACTACAAACTGTGGTAGGCTGGTTGATCAATATCTATGTTGAGATATTCCGTGGTACACCGATGATCGTTCAAGCCATGGTCATCTACTATGGATCAGCACAATTTCTAGATATTTCTTTAGACAAAACACTTGCTGCCTTGCTTATCGTCTCGATCAATACAGGTGCTTATATGAGTGAGATTGTGCGTGGTGGTATCTTCGCTGTTGATAAAGGACAATTTGAAGCCGCCAGTGCACTTGGTATGAGCCACGGCCAAACCATGCGTAAGATCGTCTTGCCTCAGGTTATCCGTAATATCCTCCCTGCAACTGGTAACGAATTTGTGATTAACATCAAGGACACATCAGTCTTAAATGTTATCTCGATTACAGAGCTTTTCTTCCAAGGGAATACTGTTGCCCAACAAAACTATCAATATTTCCAAACCTTTACAATCATCGCAGCGATTTACTTCGTCTTAACATTTACTGTGACACGTATCCTGAGATTAGTAGAGAAAAAATTAGATTCTGAAAATTATACAACGGGCGCTAACCAAATGCAATTGCCTTTAGAGAAAAAAGTTGTAGAAATAGGGGGTGAAAAATGA
- a CDS encoding undecaprenyl-diphosphate phosphatase, producing the protein MEFIKAIILGIIEGITEWLPISSTGHLILADEFIKLKQPTEFMNMFNVVIQLGAILAVVVIYFKKLNPFDKAKTARETQLTWQLWLKVVIACIPVVVIGLPLNKWLDAHFQKFVPIAFMLIIYGVAFIYIEKWAKTRPDKLVNLDSMPYQFAFYIGLIQLLSLMPGTSRSGVTILGAIILGASRFVAAEFTFFLGIPVMFGASLLKVINFMFSGSGFSFYQFSILFIASLTAFLVSIVVIKFLMDYIKKHDFTFFGKYRIVLGVIILVYAGISAVFG; encoded by the coding sequence ATGGAATTTATTAAAGCGATTATTTTAGGCATTATAGAAGGTATAACGGAATGGCTGCCGATTAGTTCGACAGGCCACTTGATTCTGGCCGATGAGTTTATCAAACTCAAGCAACCAACTGAGTTTATGAACATGTTTAATGTGGTGATTCAACTGGGTGCGATTCTAGCAGTTGTTGTCATTTACTTTAAAAAATTGAACCCATTTGACAAAGCAAAGACTGCACGTGAGACACAGTTAACCTGGCAACTATGGCTGAAAGTGGTGATTGCTTGTATCCCGGTTGTAGTCATTGGCCTGCCACTGAATAAATGGTTGGATGCGCATTTTCAAAAGTTTGTACCGATTGCCTTCATGCTGATTATCTACGGCGTTGCCTTCATCTATATCGAGAAGTGGGCGAAAACACGACCAGATAAGCTAGTTAACCTCGATAGTATGCCTTATCAGTTCGCCTTTTATATTGGACTGATTCAACTCTTATCGCTTATGCCTGGTACATCACGCTCTGGTGTGACGATCTTAGGTGCGATCATTCTAGGTGCATCTCGTTTCGTTGCTGCAGAATTCACTTTCTTTCTTGGTATTCCCGTCATGTTTGGTGCGAGTTTATTGAAGGTTATTAATTTTATGTTTTCAGGCTCAGGATTTAGTTTTTATCAGTTTAGCATCTTGTTCATCGCTAGTCTGACTGCCTTTCTAGTCTCCATCGTTGTGATCAAATTCTTGATGGATTATATCAAGAAACACGATTTTACTTTCTTTGGTAAGTATAGGATTGTACTAGGTGTCATCATACTTGTGTATGCAGGTATTTCAGCAGTATTTGGGTAA
- a CDS encoding MFS transporter, with product MEQENEKLFNKGFISITLINFVVYLVYYLLIVIIAVIAQSELHATLGQAGLASGIYIIGTLLARLFIGKKLEVMGRKAVLRYGALFYLVTTIAYLYMPIIPMLYLVRLLNGFAYGALSTATNAIVTAYIPKSRYGEGINYYGLSTSLAAAIGPLIGLLLLNLTNFRFIVIFSIVLVLLTTIACFVFPVKNIVLTKENKAAINKWTFDSFIEKKVIFIAFVAFLMGLSYSSVLAFLSSYVKVIHLVEISSLFFVVYALVITVTRPLSGKIFDSFGEKFVMYPSYLFLTAGLILLSITDSSWMLLLSGGLIGLGYGTFMSNGQAVALKQVVSNHRIGVALSTYFIGLDLGLGVGPFVLGELRSLFSFQEVYLIAAVLPIVCLVLYMVSSRKKNNAPVTIK from the coding sequence TTGGAACAGGAAAATGAAAAATTATTTAACAAAGGGTTCATTTCAATCACACTCATCAACTTTGTTGTCTACCTCGTTTATTACTTACTCATCGTCATCATTGCAGTTATTGCACAAAGTGAATTACATGCGACATTAGGACAGGCAGGCTTAGCTTCCGGCATTTATATTATTGGTACTTTATTAGCCCGCCTGTTTATCGGTAAGAAATTAGAAGTGATGGGTAGAAAAGCCGTACTAAGATACGGGGCGCTATTCTACTTGGTTACGACAATCGCCTACCTCTATATGCCCATTATCCCAATGCTTTATCTAGTCCGTCTATTAAACGGGTTTGCATATGGTGCCTTATCAACAGCTACTAATGCGATTGTAACTGCCTACATTCCTAAATCACGTTATGGTGAAGGAATTAACTACTACGGCCTAAGTACAAGTCTGGCAGCTGCTATCGGACCATTAATTGGTTTGTTGCTTTTAAATCTTACTAACTTTAGATTTATCGTCATCTTCTCTATCGTTCTCGTTTTACTCACAACGATTGCTTGTTTTGTTTTCCCAGTCAAAAATATCGTACTTACAAAAGAAAATAAAGCAGCAATTAACAAATGGACTTTCGACAGTTTCATCGAAAAGAAAGTCATCTTCATCGCTTTCGTTGCATTCTTAATGGGTCTCTCATATTCAAGTGTTCTTGCCTTCCTTTCTTCTTACGTTAAAGTGATTCATTTGGTTGAGATCAGTTCACTATTCTTCGTCGTCTATGCCTTAGTTATCACGGTAACACGACCACTTTCTGGTAAAATATTTGACTCATTTGGTGAAAAATTTGTCATGTATCCTAGTTACCTATTCTTAACAGCTGGTTTAATTCTATTAAGTATCACTGATAGCAGCTGGATGTTGTTACTTTCAGGTGGGTTAATCGGTCTTGGTTACGGTACATTCATGTCAAATGGTCAAGCCGTTGCCTTAAAACAAGTCGTCTCTAATCACCGTATTGGTGTCGCCCTTTCAACTTACTTCATTGGGTTAGACCTCGGTTTGGGGGTTGGTCCATTCGTCCTAGGTGAATTAAGAAGCTTATTCTCTTTCCAAGAAGTTTACTTGATTGCAGCAGTCCTACCGATCGTATGTCTCGTGCTTTACATGGTTTCATCTCGTAAAAAAAATAATGCGCCTGTCACCATTAAATAA
- a CDS encoding LysR family transcriptional regulator — MNLRDFEYFNALGELLSFTQVATQFNVSQPTISYAMKRLEQRYGCDLIQKDPSHRFVVLTREGEILKAHVTSILDELLVVDRAIEHAKQNKIHIGFPPLIRARIFSKLLREEGTVNLISHFNLISARSKDLLDHLLSGQLDFSLMGSVTPLTHPSLTVELLYKREFFIFVSKDNPLSQKSEVSFADTLDYPFILLERGLAHTGAFQSLNDKYKNKAKVLLHFSDVHTIGQLVKSNIGITLMTDFLPFQDMDGLVKIPLVAEDKVPFYVQYAYLRNAVLDEKLQELIAMLDKLSKEDELV, encoded by the coding sequence ATGAATTTACGAGATTTTGAATACTTTAATGCTCTAGGAGAATTATTGTCATTTACCCAAGTAGCAACCCAGTTCAATGTCAGTCAGCCGACGATTAGCTATGCCATGAAACGTCTCGAACAACGGTATGGGTGCGACCTAATCCAAAAAGACCCCTCACATCGGTTCGTTGTCTTAACGCGGGAGGGTGAGATACTAAAAGCCCATGTTACTAGTATATTGGATGAATTACTGGTTGTTGATAGAGCGATTGAACATGCCAAGCAAAATAAAATACATATCGGCTTTCCCCCACTTATCAGAGCGAGGATTTTTTCTAAATTACTAAGGGAAGAGGGCACTGTTAATCTCATTTCACATTTTAACTTGATTTCTGCAAGATCAAAGGACTTACTTGATCATTTATTATCCGGTCAGCTAGATTTTAGTTTGATGGGGAGTGTAACACCTTTGACACACCCTAGTCTAACTGTAGAGTTGCTTTATAAGCGTGAGTTCTTTATTTTTGTGTCCAAAGATAATCCACTCTCTCAAAAGTCGGAAGTGTCATTTGCTGATACTTTAGACTACCCCTTTATTCTACTGGAAAGAGGCTTGGCACATACAGGTGCCTTTCAAAGTCTAAATGATAAGTATAAAAACAAGGCCAAAGTGCTCCTTCATTTTTCTGATGTCCATACGATCGGCCAACTCGTCAAATCAAATATCGGGATTACCCTAATGACAGACTTTCTGCCGTTTCAAGATATGGATGGGTTGGTAAAAATCCCCTTAGTTGCTGAGGACAAAGTCCCATTTTATGTGCAATATGCTTATTTAAGAAATGCCGTATTGGATGAAAAGTTACAAGAATTGATTGCTATGCTAGATAAGCTCTCTAAAGAAGATGAATTAGTTTGA
- a CDS encoding bacteriocin immunity protein, translating into MFTSRKKMTLIEDGLLDQVFDYCLNPNLTERERKIGLMAKQDLEKKRYPVAVVNKFMSSLQFEAMHTGLTKDASDFYKHLSQVMNQIMPIGTNRGAAFLNSSYLD; encoded by the coding sequence ATGTTTACGAGTCGTAAGAAGATGACCTTAATTGAGGATGGTCTGCTAGATCAAGTTTTTGATTATTGTTTAAACCCAAATTTAACTGAGCGTGAACGTAAAATCGGCCTGATGGCCAAACAAGATTTGGAAAAGAAACGCTATCCTGTCGCTGTAGTTAATAAATTTATGTCTAGTCTACAATTTGAGGCTATGCATACAGGATTAACAAAAGATGCATCTGACTTCTATAAACACTTAAGTCAAGTGATGAATCAGATCATGCCGATCGGTACAAATAGAGGCGCTGCCTTTTTGAACAGCTCATATTTAGATTAA
- a CDS encoding helix-turn-helix transcriptional regulator: MEIGKRIKAYRGFLALSQDDLAKKIFVSRQTISNWETDKTYPDIQSMIALSILFDVSLDELIKADLEEIEMKISRNKVNQQSDLHVIIMLISTVLSALSVGLVVAFPESNAILLVPLVLFLPGFWSSLKLETFKKENDLKTFKEILAFSQNGDVNALREKRTGKKIGLVDCLIVLAYGVATLIICILAIVIVKFFKQL; this comes from the coding sequence ATGGAGATAGGTAAACGAATAAAAGCATATCGAGGGTTTTTAGCGCTTTCCCAAGATGATTTAGCCAAAAAAATATTTGTATCAAGACAAACCATTTCTAACTGGGAAACGGACAAGACATATCCAGATATCCAAAGTATGATTGCATTATCGATTTTATTTGATGTGTCACTAGATGAGTTGATCAAAGCAGACCTGGAGGAAATCGAAATGAAGATCAGTAGAAATAAAGTCAACCAACAATCCGACTTACATGTGATAATCATGTTAATTTCCACAGTTTTGTCAGCCTTATCTGTTGGTTTAGTCGTCGCATTTCCAGAATCTAATGCAATACTGCTCGTACCACTTGTCTTATTTTTACCTGGCTTTTGGAGTTCATTAAAACTAGAAACCTTTAAAAAAGAAAATGACTTAAAAACGTTCAAGGAAATTCTAGCCTTTTCACAAAATGGTGATGTCAATGCGTTAAGAGAAAAGAGAACGGGTAAAAAAATCGGGCTAGTAGACTGCTTAATTGTTTTAGCCTATGGTGTTGCCACACTTATTATTTGTATATTAGCCATAGTTATTGTCAAATTTTTTAAACAGCTATAG
- a CDS encoding VOC family protein, translating into MKMVTKTRIMLYIEDIDSVSTFWLENFNAKIKEEIPLPEDFKGIILDLTPTVELALFEKDFIKKYSPEVLGSFPSLMIFIENFEAVHAKISTASEIVAYNGLMTFSCSDPEGNYIAVAKAN; encoded by the coding sequence ATGAAGATGGTGACTAAAACAAGAATCATGCTGTATATTGAGGATATCGATAGCGTAAGTACCTTTTGGCTTGAGAACTTTAACGCAAAGATTAAGGAAGAAATCCCGCTACCAGAAGATTTCAAGGGTATCATACTAGATTTGACACCGACAGTTGAACTGGCACTTTTTGAGAAGGACTTTATCAAAAAATATTCGCCAGAAGTGCTGGGGTCTTTTCCTTCACTTATGATTTTTATCGAGAATTTCGAGGCGGTTCACGCAAAAATTAGCACTGCAAGTGAGATTGTGGCTTATAATGGCCTCATGACTTTTAGTTGCTCGGACCCAGAAGGCAACTATATTGCGGTTGCAAAAGCAAATTAA
- a CDS encoding DUF2177 family protein: MGQFIKLSLTTAGYFLFFDMLWLLLISRKFYQHHLGHIMGQTQLLPAVLFYILYVLGLVFFVINPALSKESLLYACLAGAFLGLLCYATYDLTNLATLKDWPVVVTVVDLVWGTSVTAAVSVLTMLSATYFKWR, encoded by the coding sequence ATGGGACAATTTATTAAACTATCACTAACTACTGCGGGCTATTTCTTGTTTTTTGACATGTTATGGCTACTCCTTATCTCACGAAAGTTCTACCAACATCATCTAGGCCATATCATGGGGCAAACCCAGTTATTGCCTGCAGTACTTTTCTACATACTGTATGTGCTAGGCCTGGTCTTCTTTGTTATCAATCCTGCACTATCAAAAGAAAGTCTGCTATATGCTTGCTTAGCAGGCGCTTTTCTAGGCTTGCTGTGTTATGCGACCTATGACTTGACCAACTTGGCTACGTTAAAAGACTGGCCGGTGGTTGTGACAGTCGTCGATTTAGTTTGGGGAACAAGCGTCACAGCAGCAGTTTCAGTCTTGACGATGCTTTCAGCGACTTATTTTAAATGGAGATAG
- a CDS encoding DegV family protein, with amino-acid sequence MAEHTDIQEYQRFKLAFQAGAEQVIVHKKELNDINVFPVSDGDTGNNLAALMQTIKEAIDGQFPSTLSLFERLADASLVGARGNSGNILAQYFNGLYDNLCQTSEHTFIDKFVSSTKLAVDDAYHAVGQPVEGTILTVIRSWGDALAAQSATLQIEERLTKALVIAKNALENTTGQLKILQKNQVVDSGAKGFYLFIEGFTLGFTNQAIPVAIAEENSEIDQVVHRNRLITEIPTQRYCIEVLLEHVAETSEAIQTSLKGLGESTIVSVNRGKARIHVHANDPSEIVDKLRTFGQPIQQKIDDMLLQYHVSQTPKAKIALVTDSIADIPADYVLSEQIHVLPMTILMGEASYLDRLTIRNQQFFDLQQKLSERGSSAQPGLSQIDSLFRFLEGHYEAVIVVTVSQKMSGTFDSIKRIAETILPAERLAVIDSKQNSAAQGLLIMRVNQWIHDGLGLKEIADKAKQWTQHVAILVSVDDIEPMISSGRVPEKAGRLAQKLHLKPLVTIADGAGKLVNFSFGLTGNEKKMLKKIMKLHQKKQLLSYGIVYASQPDRAEKWQHDLKQKLGMAPTFVLPISTAVALSAGDGSVAIAYEFDKGDGRI; translated from the coding sequence ATGGCAGAACATACCGATATTCAGGAATATCAGCGCTTTAAACTTGCCTTCCAAGCTGGCGCTGAGCAAGTGATTGTCCATAAAAAGGAGCTAAATGATATTAATGTATTTCCTGTATCTGATGGGGATACAGGAAATAACTTAGCTGCTTTGATGCAGACAATCAAGGAAGCAATTGACGGACAGTTTCCGTCTACCTTATCCCTTTTTGAGCGACTTGCGGATGCCTCTTTAGTTGGTGCTAGAGGCAATTCAGGTAATATATTGGCTCAGTATTTTAATGGCCTATACGACAATTTGTGTCAAACATCTGAACACACTTTTATTGACAAATTTGTGTCAAGTACCAAACTAGCGGTGGACGATGCGTATCATGCCGTTGGTCAGCCAGTGGAAGGGACGATTTTAACGGTGATTCGGTCTTGGGGTGATGCGCTTGCAGCGCAATCAGCAACACTACAGATTGAAGAACGCTTAACTAAGGCACTCGTGATTGCTAAAAATGCCTTAGAAAATACGACGGGTCAGTTGAAAATTCTACAAAAGAATCAGGTGGTAGATTCTGGTGCAAAGGGGTTTTACCTCTTTATAGAGGGCTTTACACTAGGCTTTACGAATCAAGCGATTCCAGTGGCCATAGCAGAAGAAAATTCTGAGATTGATCAGGTTGTCCATCGTAATCGATTGATTACAGAAATACCGACACAACGCTACTGCATAGAGGTCTTGTTGGAACATGTGGCGGAGACTAGTGAGGCCATTCAAACTTCTCTAAAGGGCTTAGGAGAGTCTACGATCGTCTCAGTGAATCGCGGAAAAGCACGTATTCATGTGCATGCTAACGACCCTTCAGAAATTGTTGATAAGTTACGTACATTTGGTCAACCTATCCAACAAAAGATTGATGATATGCTACTACAGTACCATGTTAGCCAAACACCAAAGGCAAAAATTGCTTTAGTTACGGATTCTATTGCCGATATTCCGGCTGATTATGTATTATCAGAACAAATACATGTCTTACCCATGACGATTTTGATGGGTGAAGCAAGTTATCTGGATCGATTGACGATTAGGAATCAACAGTTCTTCGATTTACAGCAAAAACTAAGTGAGCGCGGGTCATCCGCACAACCCGGACTGAGTCAGATCGATAGCTTGTTCCGCTTTTTAGAGGGGCATTATGAGGCTGTCATCGTCGTCACGGTATCTCAAAAAATGAGTGGCACTTTTGATAGTATCAAGCGAATTGCTGAGACCATTTTGCCAGCCGAGCGTTTAGCTGTAATTGATTCTAAACAAAATTCTGCTGCTCAAGGCTTGCTTATCATGCGCGTGAATCAATGGATTCACGATGGTCTTGGTCTAAAAGAGATAGCAGATAAAGCGAAACAGTGGACGCAACATGTTGCTATCTTAGTGAGTGTGGATGATATAGAACCGATGATTAGCTCTGGTCGTGTCCCTGAAAAAGCAGGTCGATTAGCACAGAAGTTGCATCTAAAACCACTCGTCACCATAGCTGATGGTGCAGGTAAGTTAGTCAATTTTTCTTTCGGCTTAACTGGTAATGAAAAGAAGATGTTGAAAAAAATCATGAAGTTACATCAGAAGAAGCAACTCTTAAGTTACGGGATTGTCTACGCTAGTCAGCCAGATCGAGCAGAGAAATGGCAGCATGACTTAAAACAAAAATTAGGCATGGCACCGACATTTGTTCTACCCATCTCAACAGCTGTTGCCTTGAGTGCGGGAGACGGGTCAGTCGCTATTGCCTACGAGTTTGATAAAGGAGATGGAAGAATATGA
- a CDS encoding DUF1295 domain-containing protein: protein MSSVILVVCIYFIALFLLAQVLGDNSIVDIAWGLGFIVVAGTGFLVNQNATPASVITLILVVIWGLRLAIHLGKRNIGKGEDYRYVNMRKRWGSKYARLKAFLNVFVLQGVLLMIVSLPILLVNTGTSTVVGWWTILGIIIWVIGFGYEVIGDYQLAQFKKNPDNKGKLLTTGLWSTTRHPNYFGEALAWWGVFLVTLNESRNMWGIIGPIVITLLLLFVSGVPLLEKKYKNRPDFKVYAEKTAKFVPFIGKKGL from the coding sequence ATGAGTAGTGTCATTTTAGTTGTATGTATTTATTTTATAGCCCTGTTCTTATTGGCACAAGTTTTAGGGGATAATTCGATTGTTGATATTGCTTGGGGGCTGGGCTTTATCGTCGTAGCTGGTACTGGATTTTTAGTGAATCAAAATGCTACGCCTGCAAGCGTGATAACGCTTATTTTAGTTGTTATTTGGGGACTACGTCTAGCGATTCATCTAGGGAAACGTAATATTGGCAAAGGTGAAGACTACCGATATGTCAATATGCGTAAACGCTGGGGAAGCAAGTATGCAAGACTAAAAGCATTTTTAAATGTTTTTGTTTTACAAGGTGTCCTATTGATGATTGTATCGCTACCTATTTTGCTTGTTAATACTGGCACATCGACCGTTGTCGGCTGGTGGACGATTTTAGGTATCATCATATGGGTGATTGGCTTTGGGTATGAGGTGATTGGTGACTATCAATTAGCCCAATTCAAGAAAAATCCAGACAATAAAGGCAAGTTGCTGACAACTGGCCTTTGGTCAACAACACGTCATCCTAATTATTTTGGTGAAGCCTTAGCTTGGTGGGGTGTATTCTTGGTAACGCTAAACGAAAGTCGTAATATGTGGGGGATTATTGGCCCCATAGTTATTACCTTGTTATTGTTGTTCGTATCAGGTGTGCCATTATTAGAAAAAAAATACAAGAATCGTCCAGATTTTAAAGTGTATGCTGAAAAAACAGCTAAATTTGTCCCATTTATTGGTAAAAAGGGCTTATAA